The proteins below come from a single Novosphingobium aromaticivorans DSM 12444 genomic window:
- a CDS encoding alpha-ketoacid dehydrogenase subunit beta produces MAKMMYRDAVVSTIAEEMERDENVVMLGEDIVGGMGTPGGPEAIGGIWSTSTGLFGKFGADRVIDTPISESAIMGAAAGLALSGKRPIAELMFADFIGVSLDQIWNQLAKFRYMFGGKTKCPAVIRMAYGAGYNAAAQHSQAVHQILTGMPGLKVVMPTTPADVKGLLRTAIRDDDPVIFLEHKALYGVSGEVPDDPDFMIPFGHARLSRAGQDVTIVSTGLLLGFCEAVADKLAAEGIGCDVIDLRTTSPIDEETILDSVEVTGRLVVVDEAPPRCSLASDICATVAEKGFAALKAPPQAVNPPHTPIPFARELESAYLPSVDKIEAAVRKVLAYR; encoded by the coding sequence ATGGCAAAAATGATGTACCGCGACGCCGTCGTCTCGACGATCGCAGAGGAAATGGAGCGCGACGAGAACGTCGTCATGCTCGGTGAAGACATTGTCGGCGGCATGGGCACGCCGGGTGGGCCCGAGGCCATCGGCGGCATCTGGTCGACCTCCACCGGCCTGTTCGGCAAGTTCGGCGCGGACCGCGTGATCGACACGCCGATCTCGGAAAGCGCGATCATGGGCGCGGCGGCAGGCCTTGCGCTTTCGGGCAAGCGCCCGATCGCCGAGCTGATGTTCGCCGACTTCATCGGCGTTTCCCTCGACCAGATCTGGAACCAGCTCGCCAAGTTCCGCTACATGTTCGGCGGCAAGACCAAGTGCCCGGCAGTGATCCGCATGGCCTATGGCGCGGGCTACAACGCCGCCGCGCAGCATAGCCAGGCGGTCCACCAGATCCTGACCGGCATGCCGGGCCTCAAGGTGGTCATGCCGACCACGCCTGCCGACGTGAAGGGCCTGCTGCGCACCGCGATCCGCGACGACGATCCGGTGATCTTCCTCGAGCACAAGGCGCTCTACGGCGTTTCCGGCGAAGTGCCCGACGATCCGGACTTCATGATCCCGTTCGGCCACGCCCGCCTTTCGCGCGCCGGCCAGGACGTGACGATCGTCTCGACCGGCCTGCTGCTGGGATTCTGCGAGGCGGTGGCCGACAAGCTTGCCGCCGAGGGCATCGGCTGCGACGTGATCGACCTGCGCACCACCAGCCCGATCGACGAGGAAACGATCCTCGATTCGGTCGAGGTGACCGGCCGCCTCGTCGTCGTCGACGAAGCGCCGCCCCGGTGCAGCCTTGCGTCCGACATCTGTGCGACAGTTGCCGAAAAGGGCTTCGCCGCGCTCAAGGCTCCGCCGCAGGCGGTCAACCCGCCACACACCCCGATCCCGTTCGCGCGTGAGCTGGAATCTGCCTACCTTCCTTCGGTCGACAAGATCGAAGCGGCGGTGCGCAAGGTTCTGGCTTACCGCTGA
- a CDS encoding dihydrolipoamide acetyltransferase family protein, translating into MANIRPFCMPKWGIEMTEGTIAEWMVKEGEAFNKGQVLCLIETAKITNEVEAEYDAVLKRLLTPASDEAHPVGALLAVFADADTTDAEVDEFIAGFKPAETSVAAKSGGGSAPAPAPAAAAPAPAAPARTPTKIVTNRAISPEALKLAEAEGVDIEPIEGSGRNGRITYQDVVQALRPERALSYKGSAQLVEDSPEAFASPLARRIAAQHGIALAGIKGTGARGRISKADVMALVKPTTAAAPVFGAPFELVANQPQVQPFDKVRKVVARRLTEAKQTIPHFYLRVSASVDALMDLRKTANLVLGTKASINDYLVKAVALALVRHPDVNVQVHGDSVHSFPHADVAIAVASPKGLVTPIVRQADRMHIAQIAATTRALIDKAQAGRLGYEDMDGGTFSVSNLGMFGIEQFDAIINPPQGAILAVGGVNRVAVEAANGDIAFENRIQLTMSVDHRAIDGAAGAKFLQTLKGLLEAPEGLFA; encoded by the coding sequence ATGGCCAATATCCGCCCGTTCTGCATGCCCAAGTGGGGCATCGAAATGACCGAGGGCACCATCGCCGAATGGATGGTCAAGGAAGGCGAGGCCTTCAACAAGGGTCAGGTCCTCTGCCTGATCGAGACCGCCAAGATCACCAACGAGGTGGAAGCGGAATACGACGCGGTCCTGAAGCGCCTGCTGACGCCTGCGAGCGACGAGGCCCACCCCGTGGGCGCGCTGCTGGCGGTCTTTGCCGATGCCGACACGACCGACGCCGAGGTCGATGAGTTCATCGCCGGCTTCAAGCCCGCCGAGACCTCGGTTGCGGCCAAGAGCGGCGGCGGTTCGGCCCCGGCCCCCGCCCCGGCTGCGGCGGCGCCTGCTCCGGCGGCTCCCGCGCGCACGCCGACGAAGATCGTCACCAACCGCGCAATCAGCCCCGAGGCATTGAAGCTGGCCGAGGCCGAAGGCGTCGACATCGAACCCATCGAAGGTTCGGGCCGCAATGGCCGGATCACCTACCAGGATGTGGTTCAGGCCCTGCGCCCGGAGCGCGCCTTGTCATACAAGGGCAGCGCGCAGCTGGTGGAGGACAGCCCCGAGGCCTTCGCGTCGCCGCTGGCCCGCCGCATCGCGGCCCAGCACGGCATAGCGCTGGCCGGGATCAAGGGCACCGGCGCGCGCGGCCGTATCTCGAAAGCGGACGTGATGGCGCTGGTCAAGCCGACCACGGCCGCGGCACCGGTCTTCGGCGCGCCGTTCGAACTGGTTGCCAACCAGCCGCAGGTCCAGCCGTTCGACAAGGTACGCAAGGTCGTCGCGCGCCGCCTGACCGAGGCGAAGCAGACGATCCCGCACTTCTACCTGCGCGTCTCGGCCTCGGTCGACGCGCTGATGGACTTGCGCAAGACGGCCAACCTCGTGCTCGGCACCAAGGCTTCGATCAACGACTACCTGGTCAAGGCCGTGGCGCTGGCGCTGGTGCGGCATCCCGACGTCAACGTGCAGGTCCATGGCGACAGCGTCCACAGCTTCCCCCACGCCGATGTCGCCATCGCGGTTGCCAGCCCCAAGGGCCTGGTCACCCCGATCGTGCGACAGGCGGATCGCATGCACATCGCGCAGATCGCGGCCACTACCCGCGCACTGATCGACAAGGCACAGGCGGGCCGGCTCGGCTATGAGGACATGGACGGCGGGACCTTCTCGGTGTCGAACCTCGGCATGTTCGGGATCGAGCAGTTCGATGCGATCATCAACCCGCCGCAGGGCGCGATCCTTGCGGTCGGCGGGGTGAACCGCGTGGCGGTGGAAGCGGCGAACGGCGACATCGCTTTCGAAAACCGCATCCAGCTGACCATGTCGGTCGATCATCGCGCAATCGATGGCGCTGCGGGCGCGAAGTTCCTGCAGACGCTCAAGGGCCTGCTCGAAGCGCCGGAAGGACTGTTCGCATGA
- a CDS encoding VOC family protein has protein sequence MTRAITQLGPVGQLAYLPQDFDAAVRYWTETMGVGPFYLMENVALGEAKYKGVPTGAVFSIAIAYWGDVQIELIRPENREPSIYTGEYAVTDGLHHICIFVESIEEARAACAEAGAEILVEGKVGADGEVIYVDPGARNGGGGPGHVIELLQNMTGADAIFQMIKDAGKDWDGTEPLRKLG, from the coding sequence ATGACGCGCGCGATCACGCAGCTGGGGCCCGTGGGCCAGCTCGCCTACCTGCCGCAGGATTTCGACGCGGCGGTGCGCTACTGGACCGAGACGATGGGCGTCGGCCCGTTCTACCTGATGGAGAACGTCGCGCTGGGCGAGGCGAAGTACAAGGGCGTGCCCACCGGCGCGGTCTTCTCCATCGCCATCGCCTACTGGGGCGACGTGCAGATCGAACTGATCCGCCCCGAGAACCGCGAACCGTCGATCTACACCGGCGAATATGCGGTGACCGACGGCCTGCACCACATCTGCATCTTCGTCGAATCCATCGAGGAAGCCCGTGCGGCCTGTGCCGAGGCGGGCGCCGAGATCCTGGTCGAGGGCAAGGTCGGCGCGGACGGCGAGGTGATCTACGTCGATCCTGGCGCCAGGAACGGCGGTGGGGGCCCCGGGCATGTTATCGAACTGCTCCAGAACATGACCGGTGCCGACGCCATCTTCCAGATGATCAAGGACGCCGGCAAGGACTGGGACGGTACGGAGCCCTTGCGCAAGCTGGGCTGA
- a CDS encoding TonB-dependent receptor yields the protein MNTRKIAFACIASTIALAHPAFAQDAADQPNDGDIIVTANRTSSLLSKTPIAMTAVAGDDLIQSGITNPTQLEETVPNLSIVRGNGLQITIRGVTSTDGTEKGDPSAAFMVNGVYLARPQAQEVSFFDIERIEVLRGPQGTLYGRNSTAGVVNILTVQPKFEFGARADVSYGNYDALNGTVAINLPASESIAFRVAANIDRRDSYLIDGNSADGIGIGRFKDNKAVRLSALFKPTPDLSLLLVGDYSWQKGSPTNGVETSTFFSDITSGGRPTFERPTYLDPSARAGRTLLATQAQYAFRDSTDRGVMGQLDYTMGNVTLTYVGSYRESDRKEFSNVGTLPISADFYGSYWQTSQEVRLAYGGDGPLQAQVGGYYFKEKSGIAFFINNLLGANTRFGFPQDPTIAENKSVFGQATYEIAQDVKLTGGVRYSHDLKSRVGATVLDSYSSVVDSSNIGEFLDRTTFQVNDAKRNFSKVTWRAGIDYDSPLGLIYASVSTGYKAGGFNDGCEVGKGDNCALAAGDLYYQPEELTAYEAGFKFRISPEFRLNATVFHYDYKGLQLSQVSNACGGPCQVTSNAAKAKVDGVELDATIQPVDNFTVRLALNYLDARYGQFTPSYEDEDAEGGFSYVNFAGRALNRSPKWSWVAGVNYVVPVGEGRIVLDAQTAARSKYELTDLANYAYFYQPGFSKTDASITYNAPQDRFYLAAFVENLENNLVLTGATTGTLGSVTFSDPRTFGVRAGVKF from the coding sequence ATGAACACCAGAAAGATCGCATTCGCTTGCATCGCTTCGACGATCGCGCTTGCGCACCCGGCCTTCGCACAGGACGCTGCCGATCAGCCCAACGACGGCGACATCATCGTCACGGCCAACCGCACCTCGTCGCTGCTGTCCAAGACCCCGATCGCGATGACCGCGGTCGCCGGCGACGACCTGATCCAGTCGGGCATCACCAACCCGACCCAGCTTGAAGAGACCGTTCCGAACCTGTCGATCGTGCGCGGCAATGGCCTGCAGATCACGATCCGCGGCGTGACCAGCACCGACGGCACCGAAAAGGGCGATCCCTCGGCGGCGTTCATGGTCAACGGCGTCTACCTTGCCCGTCCCCAGGCGCAGGAAGTCTCGTTCTTCGACATCGAACGCATCGAAGTTCTGCGCGGTCCCCAGGGCACACTCTATGGCCGCAACTCGACTGCTGGCGTCGTCAACATCCTGACCGTCCAGCCCAAGTTCGAATTCGGCGCGCGCGCCGACGTGTCCTATGGCAACTACGACGCGCTCAATGGCACAGTCGCCATCAACCTGCCGGCGAGCGAGAGCATCGCCTTCCGCGTTGCCGCCAACATCGACCGTCGCGACAGCTACCTGATCGACGGCAATTCTGCCGACGGCATCGGTATCGGCCGCTTCAAGGACAACAAGGCGGTCCGTCTCTCGGCCCTGTTCAAGCCGACCCCCGATCTCAGCCTGCTGCTCGTCGGCGACTATAGCTGGCAGAAGGGCAGCCCGACCAACGGCGTCGAGACCTCGACTTTCTTCTCCGACATCACCAGCGGTGGCCGCCCGACGTTCGAGCGCCCGACCTATCTTGACCCGTCGGCCCGCGCCGGGCGCACCCTTCTTGCCACTCAGGCGCAGTACGCATTCCGCGATAGCACCGACCGTGGCGTGATGGGGCAGCTCGATTACACCATGGGCAACGTCACGCTGACCTATGTCGGGTCCTATCGCGAATCCGACCGCAAGGAATTCAGCAATGTCGGCACCCTGCCGATCAGCGCAGACTTCTACGGCAGCTATTGGCAGACCTCGCAGGAAGTGCGCCTTGCCTATGGCGGCGACGGCCCGCTCCAGGCGCAGGTCGGCGGCTACTACTTCAAGGAGAAGTCGGGCATCGCCTTCTTCATCAACAACCTGCTGGGCGCCAACACCCGCTTCGGCTTCCCGCAGGACCCGACCATTGCCGAAAACAAGTCGGTGTTCGGTCAGGCGACCTATGAAATCGCGCAGGACGTGAAGCTGACCGGCGGTGTCCGCTATTCGCACGACCTCAAGTCGCGCGTGGGCGCAACGGTGCTCGATTCCTATTCGTCGGTCGTGGACTCCTCGAACATCGGCGAGTTCCTGGACCGCACCACGTTCCAGGTGAATGACGCGAAGCGCAATTTCTCCAAGGTCACCTGGCGCGCGGGCATCGACTACGACAGCCCGCTGGGCCTGATCTACGCCTCGGTCTCGACCGGCTACAAGGCAGGCGGCTTCAACGACGGCTGCGAAGTCGGCAAGGGCGACAACTGCGCCCTCGCGGCCGGCGACCTCTACTACCAGCCCGAGGAGCTGACCGCCTACGAAGCCGGCTTCAAGTTCCGCATCAGCCCCGAGTTCCGCCTGAACGCGACCGTGTTCCACTACGACTACAAGGGCCTGCAGCTTTCGCAGGTGTCCAATGCCTGCGGCGGTCCTTGCCAGGTCACTTCGAACGCGGCCAAGGCCAAGGTCGATGGCGTGGAGCTTGATGCCACGATCCAGCCGGTGGACAACTTCACCGTTCGTCTCGCGCTCAACTACCTCGACGCGCGCTACGGACAGTTCACGCCCAGCTACGAGGACGAAGATGCCGAGGGCGGCTTCAGCTACGTCAATTTCGCGGGCCGCGCGCTCAACCGCAGCCCCAAGTGGAGCTGGGTTGCCGGCGTGAACTACGTGGTGCCGGTGGGCGAAGGCCGGATCGTGCTGGATGCGCAGACCGCGGCGCGCAGCAAGTACGAGCTTACCGACCTTGCCAACTACGCCTACTTCTACCAGCCCGGTTTCTCGAAGACCGACGCGTCGATCACCTACAACGCTCCGCAGGACCGTTTCTATCTCGCCGCCTTCGTCGAGAACCTCGAGAACAATCTTGTCCTGACCGGCGCGACGACCGGCACGCTCGGTTCGGTCACGTTCTCCGACCCGCGTACCTTCGGCGTGCGCGCGGGCGTGAAGTTCTGA